The Elaeis guineensis isolate ETL-2024a chromosome 13, EG11, whole genome shotgun sequence genome includes a region encoding these proteins:
- the LOC105056612 gene encoding myb family transcription factor PHL8 isoform X2 has translation MGSQEMPNQGNNRGLVLSVDAKPRLKWTRQLHECFTDAVSQLGGADKATPKSLMRNMGVPGLTLYHLKSHLQKYRLAKSRDTNTANDDRKDDCEAANNKTIENEAAHIDEEKTPAQFDETMLQMQMEVQRKLQEQIERHLQLRIEAQGKYLQSVLRKAQEALASYSSNSLGVEAAKAELSELLSAVETECLSSSLSQGSLIPKRAEHADCSTDSCLTSSIERQEAKVQKQCKLERSSSLDNWSEGSEEINPNSRKTIETRVNDKLSGAKRSCSSVFGEASVKQPAIGMQETNSFGVPRELDLNR, from the exons ATGGGTTCACAGGAGATGCCCAACCAAGGCAACAACCGAGGGTTGGTCCTGTCGGTTGATGCTAAGCCACGGCTTAAATGGACTCGACAACTTCATGAGTGCTTCACTGATGCAGTCTCTCAGCTCGGTGGTGCGGATA AAGCGACACCGAAATCACTGATGCGAAACATGGGAGTTCCCGGCCTTACTCTGTACCATCTGAAGAGTCATCTTCAG aAATATAGGCTCGCGAAGAGTCGAGATACGAACACAGCAAATGATGATAGAAAAGATG ATTGTGAGGCAGCTAATAACAAGACCATAGAGAATGAAGCTGCGCATATTGACGAGGAGAAAACACCAGCTCAATTCGATGA gACCATGTTACAGATGCAAATGGAGGTGCAGAGAAAATTGCAGGAACAAATTGAG AGGCACTTACAGCTCCGCATAGAAGCGCAAGGGAAGTATCTGCAATCGGTTCTAAGAAAGGCACAGGAAGCACTTGCTAGTTACAGTTCGAATTCATTGGGAGTGGAGGCTGCCAAGGCCGAGCTCTCGGAGCTGCTCTCTGCAGTAGAGACAGAGTGCTTGAGTTCTTCCTTGTCGCAAGGTAGCTTGATTCCCAAACGAGCTGAACATGCTGATTGCTCTACAGACAGCTGCTTAACTTCATCTATAGAGAGACAGGAGGCCAAGGTTCAAAAGCAGTGTAAACTGGAGCGCAGCTCTTCTCTCGACAACTGGAGTGAAGGGTCTGAGGAGATCAATCCTAATAGCAGGAAAACAATTGAGACTCGAGTGAACGACAAGCTCAGTGGGGCAAAGAGAAGCTGCAGCAGCGTCTTTGGGGAAGCCAGTGTTAAACAGCCAGCAATTGGCATGCAGGAAACTAATAGTTTTGGGGTGCCAAGAGAGCTTGATCTAAACAGATAG
- the LOC105056612 gene encoding myb family transcription factor PHL8 isoform X3 → MPNQGNNRGLVLSVDAKPRLKWTRQLHECFTDAVSQLGGADKATPKSLMRNMGVPGLTLYHLKSHLQKYRLAKSRDTNTANDDRKDDCEAANNKTIENEAAHIDEEKTPAQFDETMLQMQMEVQRKLQEQIEVQRHLQLRIEAQGKYLQSVLRKAQEALASYSSNSLGVEAAKAELSELLSAVETECLSSSLSQGSLIPKRAEHADCSTDSCLTSSIERQEAKVQKQCKLERSSSLDNWSEGSEEINPNSRKTIETRVNDKLSGAKRSCSSVFGEASVKQPAIGMQETNSFGVPRELDLNR, encoded by the exons ATGCCCAACCAAGGCAACAACCGAGGGTTGGTCCTGTCGGTTGATGCTAAGCCACGGCTTAAATGGACTCGACAACTTCATGAGTGCTTCACTGATGCAGTCTCTCAGCTCGGTGGTGCGGATA AAGCGACACCGAAATCACTGATGCGAAACATGGGAGTTCCCGGCCTTACTCTGTACCATCTGAAGAGTCATCTTCAG aAATATAGGCTCGCGAAGAGTCGAGATACGAACACAGCAAATGATGATAGAAAAGATG ATTGTGAGGCAGCTAATAACAAGACCATAGAGAATGAAGCTGCGCATATTGACGAGGAGAAAACACCAGCTCAATTCGATGA gACCATGTTACAGATGCAAATGGAGGTGCAGAGAAAATTGCAGGAACAAATTGAG GTGCAGAGGCACTTACAGCTCCGCATAGAAGCGCAAGGGAAGTATCTGCAATCGGTTCTAAGAAAGGCACAGGAAGCACTTGCTAGTTACAGTTCGAATTCATTGGGAGTGGAGGCTGCCAAGGCCGAGCTCTCGGAGCTGCTCTCTGCAGTAGAGACAGAGTGCTTGAGTTCTTCCTTGTCGCAAGGTAGCTTGATTCCCAAACGAGCTGAACATGCTGATTGCTCTACAGACAGCTGCTTAACTTCATCTATAGAGAGACAGGAGGCCAAGGTTCAAAAGCAGTGTAAACTGGAGCGCAGCTCTTCTCTCGACAACTGGAGTGAAGGGTCTGAGGAGATCAATCCTAATAGCAGGAAAACAATTGAGACTCGAGTGAACGACAAGCTCAGTGGGGCAAAGAGAAGCTGCAGCAGCGTCTTTGGGGAAGCCAGTGTTAAACAGCCAGCAATTGGCATGCAGGAAACTAATAGTTTTGGGGTGCCAAGAGAGCTTGATCTAAACAGATAG
- the LOC105056612 gene encoding myb family transcription factor PHL8 isoform X1, with protein sequence MGSQEMPNQGNNRGLVLSVDAKPRLKWTRQLHECFTDAVSQLGGADKATPKSLMRNMGVPGLTLYHLKSHLQKYRLAKSRDTNTANDDRKDDCEAANNKTIENEAAHIDEEKTPAQFDETMLQMQMEVQRKLQEQIEVQRHLQLRIEAQGKYLQSVLRKAQEALASYSSNSLGVEAAKAELSELLSAVETECLSSSLSQGSLIPKRAEHADCSTDSCLTSSIERQEAKVQKQCKLERSSSLDNWSEGSEEINPNSRKTIETRVNDKLSGAKRSCSSVFGEASVKQPAIGMQETNSFGVPRELDLNR encoded by the exons ATGGGTTCACAGGAGATGCCCAACCAAGGCAACAACCGAGGGTTGGTCCTGTCGGTTGATGCTAAGCCACGGCTTAAATGGACTCGACAACTTCATGAGTGCTTCACTGATGCAGTCTCTCAGCTCGGTGGTGCGGATA AAGCGACACCGAAATCACTGATGCGAAACATGGGAGTTCCCGGCCTTACTCTGTACCATCTGAAGAGTCATCTTCAG aAATATAGGCTCGCGAAGAGTCGAGATACGAACACAGCAAATGATGATAGAAAAGATG ATTGTGAGGCAGCTAATAACAAGACCATAGAGAATGAAGCTGCGCATATTGACGAGGAGAAAACACCAGCTCAATTCGATGA gACCATGTTACAGATGCAAATGGAGGTGCAGAGAAAATTGCAGGAACAAATTGAG GTGCAGAGGCACTTACAGCTCCGCATAGAAGCGCAAGGGAAGTATCTGCAATCGGTTCTAAGAAAGGCACAGGAAGCACTTGCTAGTTACAGTTCGAATTCATTGGGAGTGGAGGCTGCCAAGGCCGAGCTCTCGGAGCTGCTCTCTGCAGTAGAGACAGAGTGCTTGAGTTCTTCCTTGTCGCAAGGTAGCTTGATTCCCAAACGAGCTGAACATGCTGATTGCTCTACAGACAGCTGCTTAACTTCATCTATAGAGAGACAGGAGGCCAAGGTTCAAAAGCAGTGTAAACTGGAGCGCAGCTCTTCTCTCGACAACTGGAGTGAAGGGTCTGAGGAGATCAATCCTAATAGCAGGAAAACAATTGAGACTCGAGTGAACGACAAGCTCAGTGGGGCAAAGAGAAGCTGCAGCAGCGTCTTTGGGGAAGCCAGTGTTAAACAGCCAGCAATTGGCATGCAGGAAACTAATAGTTTTGGGGTGCCAAGAGAGCTTGATCTAAACAGATAG